In Patulibacter sp. SYSU D01012, a single window of DNA contains:
- a CDS encoding aldehyde dehydrogenase family protein encodes MTLTFLRPRERAPEIGDVRLLVDGRRVDALDGGTYPTTDPSTGTVLAQVARAREADVDLAVRAARRALDDGPWRVLRPAERARVLVRLADLVATHADELAGLETLDNGKTFVTARAVDVAGAVDLLHYMAGWVTKLGGATVPVSAPGGHHVFTRRQPIGVVGAIVPWNYPLGQAVWKVAPALAAGNAVVLKPAEQTPLSALRLGELALEAGVPPGVLNVVPGLGHDAGAALAAHPLVDKVAFTGSTETGRAIIRAAGGNLKKVSLELGGKSPNVVFADADLEAAIQGAADGIFFNQGEVCTAGSRLYVQEAVHDEVVAGLVAAARRLRIGDGFDERTDVGPLVSREHRDAVCRHVEAGVAAGAELATGGRRVGDAGWFLEPTVFTGARAEMPLVREEIFGPVVAVLPFRDVDDVVAAANDSRFGLAAGVWTGNVGTAHRMAAALRAGTVWVNCYGVFDAAMPFGGIRESGWGKEMGRAVLDDLTEHKTVCVRVAA; translated from the coding sequence ATGACCCTGACCTTCCTGCGGCCCCGCGAGCGGGCGCCCGAGATCGGCGACGTGCGGCTGCTCGTCGACGGTCGCCGCGTCGACGCGCTCGACGGCGGCACGTATCCCACGACCGACCCCTCCACCGGCACCGTCCTCGCGCAGGTCGCGCGGGCACGCGAGGCCGACGTCGACCTGGCCGTCCGCGCCGCCCGCCGCGCGCTCGACGACGGGCCGTGGCGCGTGCTGCGCCCGGCCGAGCGGGCCCGCGTCCTCGTCCGGCTGGCCGACCTCGTCGCCACGCACGCGGACGAGCTCGCCGGTCTGGAGACGCTCGACAACGGCAAGACCTTCGTCACCGCCCGAGCGGTCGACGTGGCCGGCGCCGTCGACCTGCTGCACTACATGGCCGGGTGGGTGACGAAGCTCGGCGGCGCGACCGTGCCCGTGTCCGCACCGGGCGGCCACCACGTCTTCACCCGGCGCCAGCCGATCGGCGTCGTCGGCGCGATCGTGCCGTGGAACTACCCGCTCGGCCAGGCCGTGTGGAAGGTCGCGCCCGCGCTGGCGGCCGGCAACGCCGTCGTCCTCAAGCCGGCCGAGCAGACGCCGCTGAGCGCGCTGCGGCTGGGCGAGCTGGCGCTCGAGGCCGGCGTCCCGCCCGGCGTGCTCAACGTCGTGCCGGGCCTCGGCCACGACGCCGGCGCGGCGCTCGCGGCGCACCCGCTCGTCGACAAGGTGGCCTTCACCGGCTCGACCGAGACGGGCCGCGCCATCATCCGGGCGGCCGGCGGCAACCTGAAGAAGGTGTCGCTCGAGCTCGGCGGCAAGAGCCCGAACGTCGTCTTCGCCGACGCCGACCTGGAGGCCGCGATCCAGGGCGCGGCGGACGGCATCTTCTTCAACCAGGGCGAGGTCTGCACCGCGGGCTCGCGCCTGTACGTCCAGGAGGCCGTGCACGACGAGGTCGTCGCCGGCCTGGTCGCGGCGGCGCGGCGCCTGCGCATCGGCGACGGCTTCGACGAGCGCACCGACGTCGGCCCGCTCGTCTCGCGCGAGCACCGCGACGCGGTGTGCCGGCACGTCGAGGCCGGGGTGGCCGCCGGCGCCGAGCTCGCGACGGGCGGCCGCCGCGTCGGCGACGCCGGCTGGTTCCTCGAGCCGACCGTCTTCACGGGCGCGCGGGCCGAGATGCCGCTCGTGCGCGAGGAGATCTTCGGGCCCGTCGTGGCGGTCCTGCCGTTCCGCGACGTCGACGACGTGGTCGCCGCGGCGAACGACAGCCGCTTCGGCCTGGCCGCGGGCGTCTGGACCGGCAACGTCGGGACGGCGCACCGGATGGCCGCCGCCCTGCGCGCCGGCACGGTGTGGGTCAACTGCTACGGGGTCTTCGACGCCGCGATGCCGTTCGGCGGCATCCGCGAGTCGGGGTGGGGCAAGGAGATGGGCCGCGCGGTCCTCGACGACCTGACCGAGCACAAGACCGTCTGCGTGCGGGTGGCGGCATGA
- a CDS encoding GntR family transcriptional regulator, whose translation MSTRGNGADAIDRVGHTLTDKVEAVLRDQIVRGERRPEERLNEVEIAADLGVSRGPVREAMQRLARDGLVRIESHRGAFVRALDAGEVRQLFEVRSSLECRAAALAAERAGTDEVVALRAFLDTSQRAVTEGEEPHYPERLDLHELIVRCGRNAALERYLQLINQELKLVRARSGFQVVRAPKALEEHERIVEAIAARDPDAAVAAMRVHMQSALHSTLGLLRAPENGER comes from the coding sequence ATGAGCACCCGCGGCAACGGCGCCGACGCGATCGACCGCGTCGGCCACACGCTGACGGACAAGGTCGAGGCCGTCCTGCGCGACCAGATCGTGCGGGGCGAGCGGCGTCCCGAGGAGCGGCTGAACGAGGTCGAGATCGCCGCCGACCTGGGCGTCAGCCGCGGGCCGGTGCGCGAGGCGATGCAGCGCCTGGCGCGCGACGGCCTGGTGCGCATCGAGTCGCACCGCGGCGCGTTCGTGCGGGCGCTCGACGCGGGCGAGGTGCGGCAGCTCTTCGAGGTCCGCAGCTCGCTCGAGTGCCGCGCCGCTGCGCTCGCGGCCGAGCGCGCCGGGACGGACGAGGTCGTCGCGCTGCGCGCCTTCCTCGACACCTCGCAGCGGGCCGTCACGGAGGGCGAGGAGCCGCACTACCCGGAGCGCCTGGACCTGCACGAGCTGATCGTGCGGTGCGGACGCAACGCCGCGCTCGAGCGGTACCTCCAGCTCATCAACCAGGAGCTGAAGCTCGTCCGCGCCCGCTCCGGGTTCCAGGTCGTCCGGGCGCCGAAGGCGCTCGAGGAGCACGAGCGGATCGTCGAGGCCATCGCGGCCCGCGATCCGGACGCGGCGGTCGCCGCGATGCGCGTCCACATGCAATCGGCGCTCCACAGCACCCTCGGGCTGCTGCGCGCGCCGGAGAACGGAGAACGATGA
- a CDS encoding SDR family NAD(P)-dependent oxidoreductase, translated as MNLQGKTVVVTGAGSGIGRACVERFRTAGANVEAWDLAPADGPAPEGVERRQVDVSSAASVEAAAAQAGNRWGGVDALVNCAGIITPNLPAEQVDPADYQRNFDVNLMGVVHTTRVLQPLLAERRGAIVNVASQAALVCLPHQSAYSALKGAVAALTRSLAIDWAAAGIRVNAVCPGFTRTPMAAGQMTPELEAAVSRRVPLGRVFEPEEIAGSILFLASDLASAVTGVVLPVDGGWTAGEPALPM; from the coding sequence ATGAATCTGCAGGGCAAGACCGTGGTCGTCACCGGCGCCGGATCCGGCATCGGGCGGGCGTGCGTGGAGCGGTTCCGAACGGCGGGCGCGAACGTCGAGGCGTGGGACCTGGCCCCGGCGGACGGCCCCGCGCCGGAGGGCGTCGAGCGGCGGCAGGTGGACGTGTCGTCGGCCGCGTCGGTCGAGGCCGCCGCCGCGCAGGCGGGCAACCGCTGGGGCGGCGTCGACGCGCTCGTCAACTGCGCGGGGATCATCACGCCGAACCTGCCCGCGGAGCAGGTCGACCCGGCCGACTACCAGCGCAACTTCGACGTCAACCTGATGGGCGTCGTCCACACGACCCGCGTCCTGCAGCCGCTGCTCGCGGAGCGCCGCGGGGCGATCGTGAACGTCGCGTCGCAGGCGGCGCTCGTCTGCCTGCCGCACCAGTCGGCGTACTCGGCGCTGAAGGGCGCGGTCGCCGCGCTGACCCGCTCGCTGGCGATCGACTGGGCGGCCGCGGGCATCCGCGTCAACGCCGTCTGCCCCGGGTTCACGCGCACGCCGATGGCGGCGGGGCAGATGACGCCCGAGCTGGAGGCCGCGGTGTCGCGCCGGGTGCCGCTCGGCCGCGTGTTCGAGCCCGAAGAGATCGCCGGCAGCATCCTCTTCCTCGCCTCCGACCTGGCGTCCGCGGTGACGGGCGTGGTGCTGCCCGTCGACGGCGGCTGGACGGCGGGCGAGCCCGCCCTGCCGATGTGA
- a CDS encoding glucose 1-dehydrogenase, giving the protein MSAAAMRFQDQIALVTGAGTGIGRGAAERLAAEGARVVLVGRRREPLEEVAAAIGDRAVVLPLDVASADAVRATLPAALDEHGVPDVVVHAAGQTVVGALHELDDAAWDRQMDVNLRSIHALTRVLWAPMVARGGGAVVNVASTASFAAFPQDAAYVASKGAVLALTKAMALDGAPVGIRVNAVCPGYIDTPNLRGYFDAQDDPQAAAGMAASAAPLGRMGTPDDIAAAIAFLASADAAFVTGASLLVDGGVLARVPVA; this is encoded by the coding sequence GTGAGCGCCGCCGCCATGCGCTTCCAGGACCAGATCGCCCTCGTCACGGGGGCCGGGACCGGCATCGGCCGGGGCGCCGCCGAGCGGCTCGCCGCCGAGGGCGCGCGCGTCGTGCTCGTCGGCCGCCGCCGCGAGCCGCTCGAGGAGGTCGCCGCGGCCATCGGCGACCGCGCCGTCGTGCTGCCGCTCGACGTCGCGTCCGCTGACGCGGTGCGCGCCACGCTGCCCGCGGCGCTCGACGAGCACGGCGTGCCCGACGTCGTCGTGCACGCCGCGGGCCAGACCGTCGTCGGCGCGCTGCACGAGCTCGACGACGCCGCGTGGGACCGCCAGATGGACGTCAACCTGCGCAGCATCCACGCGCTCACCCGGGTGCTGTGGGCCCCGATGGTCGCCCGCGGCGGCGGCGCGGTGGTCAACGTCGCGTCGACCGCGTCGTTCGCCGCGTTCCCGCAGGACGCCGCGTACGTGGCGTCGAAGGGCGCCGTGCTGGCGCTGACGAAGGCGATGGCCCTGGACGGGGCGCCCGTCGGCATCCGGGTCAACGCCGTCTGCCCGGGGTACATCGACACGCCCAACCTGCGCGGGTACTTCGACGCGCAGGACGACCCGCAGGCGGCGGCCGGCATGGCGGCGTCCGCCGCGCCGCTCGGCCGGATGGGCACCCCGGACGACATCGCCGCGGCGATCGCGTTCCTCGCGTCCGCCGACGCGGCGTTCGTCACGGGCGCGTCGCTCCTCGTCGACGGCGGCGTCCTGGCCCGGGTGCCGGTCGCATGA
- a CDS encoding LLM class flavin-dependent oxidoreductase, translating to MSAPDFCVGLHPDRPIGEVADLAVEAERLGFPGVWIADSQSLFRDVYTALTVVAERTEHIRLGTGVTNPVTRHPAVIAGAIGTVAEHAAGREVRLGIGTGETAVESIGRKRATIKRMEETARVIRGLHAGETVPYEDAELRLDWPAPRVPVVFASSGPRSLTAAGRSADGVYLKLGIHPDVLRYALDHVAAGRAEAGRTLEGFHVQAMLPVAVDDADPAAARDEVRGTAAAIARAAVRAIPADDLPAELGETIAELERVSSEARARQSYVEWLHSPEYAALIPDVIVEHFAIAGTAEEVASRVAALGDHGITEVIAPITMPDPRPTLRAIGETVLPRLRGAA from the coding sequence ATGAGCGCCCCCGACTTCTGCGTCGGCCTGCACCCGGACCGCCCGATCGGCGAGGTCGCCGACTTGGCCGTCGAGGCCGAGCGGCTCGGCTTCCCCGGCGTGTGGATCGCCGACTCGCAGAGCCTCTTCCGCGACGTCTACACCGCGCTGACGGTCGTCGCCGAGCGGACGGAACACATCCGCCTGGGCACCGGCGTGACGAACCCCGTCACCCGGCACCCCGCCGTCATCGCCGGCGCGATCGGGACGGTGGCCGAGCACGCTGCCGGCCGCGAGGTGCGCCTGGGCATCGGCACGGGGGAGACCGCGGTCGAGTCGATCGGCCGTAAGCGGGCGACGATCAAGCGCATGGAGGAGACCGCGCGCGTGATCCGCGGCCTGCACGCCGGCGAGACGGTGCCGTACGAGGACGCCGAGCTGCGGCTCGACTGGCCGGCGCCGCGGGTGCCGGTGGTGTTCGCGTCGAGCGGGCCGCGGTCGCTCACCGCCGCCGGGCGCTCCGCCGACGGGGTGTACCTGAAGCTCGGCATCCACCCGGACGTCCTGCGCTACGCGCTCGACCACGTGGCCGCGGGCCGCGCCGAGGCCGGCCGAACGCTGGAGGGCTTCCACGTCCAGGCGATGCTGCCGGTCGCGGTGGACGACGCCGACCCGGCCGCCGCGCGGGACGAGGTGCGCGGCACGGCGGCGGCGATCGCGCGCGCCGCGGTGCGGGCCATCCCGGCGGACGACCTGCCGGCCGAGCTGGGGGAGACGATCGCCGAGCTCGAGCGCGTCTCGTCCGAGGCCCGCGCGCGGCAGAGCTACGTCGAGTGGCTGCACAGCCCGGAGTACGCGGCGCTGATCCCCGACGTCATCGTCGAGCACTTCGCGATCGCGGGGACGGCGGAGGAGGTGGCGTCGCGGGTCGCGGCGCTCGGCGACCACGGGATCACCGAGGTCATCGCGCCGATCACCATGCCCGACCCGCGTCCGACGCTGCGCGCCATCGGCGAGACCGTCCTGCCGCGCCTGCGCGGGGCCGCCTGA